A portion of the Pedobacter cryoconitis genome contains these proteins:
- a CDS encoding glycoside hydrolase family 32 protein — protein MKISHILPLLLLSFATISTQSIAQSVQQEEYRPQFHFSPKAHWMNDPNGMVYYNGTYHLFFQYYPDGTTWGPMHWGHATTNNFLKWEEKPIALYPDSLGMIFSGSIVVDQHNTAGFGENAFIAIFTHHNQKIEEAKTGLHQYQSIAYSNDEGKTWTKYKGNPVLPNPGISDFRDPKVMWYEAGKKWIMTLATKDRITFYSSANLKDWKRESDFGANLGAHGGVWECPDLFPLEHNGKTVWVLLVSINPGGPNGGSATQYFTGDFDGNKFVPGSKAEKWIDYGTDNYAGVTWSNTGKRKIFIGWMNNWQYANVVPTKNWRGATTIARDLSLEEKAGDFYLRSVPVKEMNAQLRPVYKKQALTLHKEIELSAYAKDLHGRLKLDFTFNTTKSIQVVLSNKEGQKLLVGYDHQTKTYYIDRTHSGAADFEKGFAKKHSAPRIATAINARISLILDVASAELFADDGLTVMTDIFFPKSLINGIKLSGNGNQKITNIVISAIPSFK, from the coding sequence ATGAAAATCAGCCATATATTACCCTTGCTACTTTTATCCTTTGCTACGATTTCAACTCAATCTATAGCTCAATCTGTTCAGCAAGAAGAATACAGACCGCAGTTCCATTTCTCTCCAAAAGCCCATTGGATGAATGATCCAAACGGAATGGTTTATTACAATGGGACTTATCATCTTTTCTTTCAATATTATCCTGATGGTACCACATGGGGGCCAATGCATTGGGGCCACGCCACCACCAACAATTTTTTGAAGTGGGAGGAGAAACCTATTGCACTTTATCCGGATAGTTTAGGGATGATATTTTCTGGTAGTATCGTTGTTGATCAGCACAATACAGCAGGTTTTGGAGAAAATGCTTTCATTGCGATATTTACGCATCACAATCAAAAGATAGAGGAGGCTAAAACAGGGCTGCACCAGTATCAAAGTATTGCATATAGTAATGATGAAGGAAAAACCTGGACAAAATATAAAGGAAATCCTGTGCTTCCAAATCCCGGGATAAGCGATTTCAGAGATCCAAAAGTAATGTGGTATGAGGCCGGTAAAAAATGGATCATGACCCTGGCTACAAAAGACAGGATAACTTTCTATTCCTCAGCAAATTTAAAGGACTGGAAAAGAGAAAGTGATTTTGGTGCAAATCTTGGTGCACATGGAGGGGTATGGGAATGCCCGGACCTTTTTCCACTGGAACATAATGGCAAAACCGTTTGGGTACTTTTAGTCAGTATCAATCCCGGAGGGCCAAATGGAGGATCAGCGACCCAATATTTCACAGGTGATTTTGACGGTAATAAGTTTGTACCAGGTTCCAAAGCAGAGAAATGGATAGATTATGGAACAGACAACTATGCTGGCGTAACCTGGTCAAATACTGGTAAACGGAAAATCTTTATTGGCTGGATGAACAACTGGCAATATGCAAACGTGGTACCCACAAAGAACTGGAGAGGTGCGACAACAATTGCCAGAGATCTGTCTCTGGAAGAGAAAGCAGGCGATTTTTACTTGCGGTCTGTCCCGGTAAAAGAAATGAATGCACAGCTCAGACCAGTTTATAAAAAACAAGCTTTAACGCTCCATAAGGAAATTGAGTTGTCTGCTTATGCTAAAGATCTCCATGGAAGGTTAAAGCTGGACTTTACCTTTAATACGACTAAAAGTATTCAGGTTGTGCTGAGTAATAAAGAAGGGCAAAAGCTGCTGGTTGGTTATGATCATCAAACAAAAACATACTATATTGACAGAACTCATTCTGGTGCTGCTGACTTTGAAAAAGGGTTCGCAAAAAAGCACAGTGCGCCAAGAATAGCTACTGCAATAAATGCCAGAATCAGCCTGATACTGGATGTGGCTTCAGCAGAACTTTTTGCGGATGATGGTTTA